The following coding sequences lie in one Silurus meridionalis isolate SWU-2019-XX chromosome 19, ASM1480568v1, whole genome shotgun sequence genomic window:
- the ppfia4 gene encoding liprin-alpha-4 isoform X4, whose product MMCEVMPTINEGDSTSSQRGSQNGSDGESNFEQLMVNMLDERDKLLESLRETRDALVQSQTKLQEALHERDALQRQISSALPQEFTSLTKELSACREQLLEKEEEISELKAERNNTRLLLEHLECLVSRHERSLRMTVVKRQAPPPSGVSSEVEVLKALKSLFEHHKALDEKVRERLRVALERVTTLEGQLTASNQELAMVRQGRDGKTDGNKMDSTKPAWKRLPNGSIDVHDDSTRATELQELLDKANKDLSTSRERANTLNSRVAELESELAVVRKELLKSEEFSVKHQRDIREKEDMEERITTLEKRYLAAQRETTSIHDLNDKLENELATKDSLYRQSEEKVRHLQELLEVAEQRLQQTMRKAETLPEVEAELAQRVAALTKAEERHGNIEERLRQLESQLEEKNQELSRARQREKMNEEHNRRLSDTVDRLLTESNERLQLHLKERMAALEDKNALIQDLENSQKQLEEFHHTKERLIGEIEKLRSEIDHLKRRSGAFGDGTHPRSHLGSATDLRFAVVEGQGEHFATTGVIRRAQKGRLVALRDEPAKILPVVEQDWDRLQPSSLRSSRSHLMGSDTDLSELDDDDRDTVFSSGDMLSPSGHSDAQTLALMLQEQLDAINEEIRMIQVERESAELRADEIESRVNSGSMDGLNVTLRPRSTIPTSVTALSLASSSPPVSGRSTPKMASRSTAHELGVMTLPSDLRKHRRKVTSPVEAREDKATIKCEMSPPSSPRSLKLDQINFAQLTGSLEDGRGGNKKKGIKSSFGRLFGKKDKPQPMIKDGQMTPPVIPDFEMNIGDTMTLGKQAERDRRMKKKHELLEGARRKGLPFAQWDGPTVVSWLELWVGMPAWYVAACRANVKSGAIMSALSDTEIQREIGISNPLHRLKLRLAIQEMVSLTSPSAPLTSRTSSGNVWVTHEEMENLATSTKAENEEGSWAQTLAYGDMNHEWIGNEWLPSLGLPQYRSYFMECLVDARMLDHLTKKDLRTHLKMVDSFHRASLQYGIMCLKRLNYDRKELDRRREDCHHELKDALVWTNEHVMNWVQTIGLKEFSNNLPESGVHGALIALDETFDFSSLALILQIPMQNTQARQLLEREFNNLLALGTDRRLEESDDKSFRRSPSWRKRFRPRDGQGLGMMPGSIETLPAGFRLSTMSIPSSMTVNPKKHLQPEAGPQAPQRLDPSTIRTYSC is encoded by the exons GAGTTTACATCACTAACGAAGGAGCTAAGTGCATGCCGGGAGCAACTCttggagaaagaggaggaaatCTCTGAGCTTAAAGCAGAAAGGAACAACaccagg ctcctCCTGGAGCATTTGGAGTGCTTGGTGTCGCGTCACGAACGCTCATTAAGGATGACGGTGGTGAAAAGACAGGCTCCGCCACCCTCCGGAGTCTCCAGTGAAGTGGAAGTGCTTAAGGCTCTTAAATCTCTTTTCGAGCACCACAAAGCCCTGGATGAGAAG gtgagggagCGACTACGCGTGGCCCTGGAGAGAGTGACGACACTAGAGGGCCAACTGACAGCCAGCAATCAGGAG CTTGCCATGGTGCGCCAGGGAAGAGATGGAAAGACAGATGGGAACAAAATGGACAGCACAAAACCAGCTTGGAAG AGGCTGCCTAATGGCTCCATCGATGTCCATGATGATTCCACACGTGCTACGGAGCTTCAGGAGCTGCTAGACAAAGCTAACAAAGATCTTTCCACGAGTCGTGAGCGTGCCAACACACTGAATAGCCGCGTGGCTGAGCTTGAGAGCGAGCTCGCTGTTGTGCGCAAGGAGCTGCTGAAGAGCGAGGAGTTCAGCGTCAAACACCAGCGAGACATCCGTGAG AAGGAGGACATGGAGGAGCGTATCACAACGCTGGAAAAGCGCTACCTGGCTGCACAACGTGAAACAACTTCCATCCATGACCTGAATGACAAGCTAGAAAACGAGCTGGCTACCAAGGACTCGCTCTATCGACAG AGCGAGGAAAAGGTGCGCCATTTGCAGGAGCTATTGGAAGTGGCTGAACAGAGGCTACAGCAGACCATGAGGAAGGCTGAGACACTGCCAGAGGTGGAGGCTGAACTGGCTCAGAGAGTGGCTGCTTTGACAAAA GCAGAGGAACGCCATGGAAACATTGAAGAGCGTCTCCGACAATTAGAGTCACAGCTGGAGGAGAAGAACCAGGAGCTGAGTCGA GCTCGTCAAAGGGAGAAAATGAACGAGGAACACAACAGGCGTCTGTCGGATACAGTGGACCGCCTGCTCACTGAATCTAACGAACGCCTGCAGCTCCACTTAAAAGAACGGATGGCAGCCTTGGAGGATAAG aatgCACTCATTCAGGATCTGGAGAATTCACAGAAGCAGCTGGAAGAGTTCCACCACACTAAG GAAAGACTGATCGGAGAAATTGAGAAGCTTCGCTCAGAGATTGATCATCTAAAGAGAAGGAGTGGAGCTTTTGGAGATGGGACACACCCTCG GTCTCATTTGGGCAGTGCCACAGACCTTCGTTTTGCTGTGGTGGAAGGACAGGGGGAGCATTTTGCCACTACAGGAGTCATTCGACGAGCACAAAAAGGAAGATTGGTAGCACTTAGGGACGAGCCAGCAAAG atcTTACCGGTGGTTGAGCAGGACTGGGACCGATTACAGCCTTCTAGCCTTCGAAGTAGCCGTTCACACCTGATGGGGAGCGACACAGACCTCTCCGAGTTGGATGATGATGACCGTGACACCGTCTTTAGCTCAGGGGACATGCTGTCTCCCAGTGGTCACTCGGATGCTCAGACGCTTGCCCTAATGTTGCAGGAGCAATTGGATGCCATCAACGAGGAGATCAG AATGATCCAGGTAGAGCGAGAATCAGCTGAGCTTCGGGCTGATGAGATTGAGAGCCGTGTGAACAGCGGTAGCATGGATGGACTGAATGTCACGCTGCGCCCACGGTCCACCATCCCCACCTCCGTCACTGCCCTCTCCCTTGCCAGCTCTTCACCTCCCGTCAGTGGCCGCTCAACTCCAAAGATGGCATCTCGCTCCACTGCGCATGAGCTCGGTGTCATGACCCTG CCTAGTGATTTACGAAAGCACCGCAGGAAAGTCACT TCTCCAGTGGAAGCTCGTGAGGATAAGGCCACTATAAAGTGTGAGATGTCGCCCCCTTCCTCCCCTCGCAGTCTTAAACTTGATCAAATAAACTTCGCTCAGCTGACTGGAAGCCTTGAAGATGGACGAGG cgGCAACAAAAAGAAGGGAATCAAGTCCTCCTTTGGTCGCTTGTTTGGCAAGAAGGATAAGCCCCAACCAATGATCAAAGATGGCCAAATGACCCCTCCTGTAATACCAG ATTTTGAGATGAACATTGGAGATACTATGACCCTGGGCAAGCAGGCTGAGAGAGACCGCAGGATGAAGAAGAA ACACGAGCTTTTGGAAGGTGCACGGAGAAAAGGCCTTCCGTTTGCCCAGTGGGACGGCCCAACGGTGGTCTCTTGGCTTGAG ctGTGGGTTGGCATGCCAGCGTGGTATGTAGCGGCTTGCCGTGCCAATGTGAAGAGTGGTGCCATCATGTCCGCGCTGTCCGATACAGAGATCCAGAGGGAGATCGGCATAAGCAACCCACTGCACAGGCTCAAGCTCAGGCTGGCCATCCAGGAGATGGTATCACTCACCAGTCCCTCAGCACCACTCACCTCACGCACC TCCTCCGGAAATGTCTGGGTGACTCATGAGGAGATGGAGAACCTGGCAACCTCCACCAAAGCA GAGAACGAGGAAGGGAGCTGGGCACAG ACCCTGGCATATGGAGATATGAACCACGAATGGATAGGAAATGAGTGGCTGCCTAGTTTGGGCCTCCCTCAGTATCGCAGCTACTTCATGGAGTGTCTGGTGGATGCTCGCATGCTGGACCACCTCACCAAGAAGGACTTGCGCACACACTTAAAAATGGTGGACAGCTTCCATAG AGCAAGTTTACAGTATGGCATCATGTGCCTAAAGAGGCTCAACTATGACAGGAAGGAGCTCGATCGAAGGAGAGAAGATTGTCACCATGAACTCAAAG ATGCTCTGGTGTGGACAAATGAGCACGTGATGAACTGGGTGCAGACCATTGGGCTAAAGGAGTTCAGCAATAACCTTCCGGAAAGTGGCGTACATGGTGCCCTCATTGCCTTGGATGAGACGTTCGATTTCAGCAGCCTGGCCCTCATCCTGCAAATTCCCATGCAGAACACACAG GCCAGGCAGCTTCTTGAACGAGAATTTAACAATCTTTTGGCATTGGGGACTGACAGACGTCTGGAGGAG aGCGATGATAAATCTTTTCGGAGGTCTCCATCATGGAGAAAAAGGTTCAGACCACGGGATGGCCAAGGCCTGGGCATGATGCCCGGCTCTATTGAGACATTACCTGCTGGCTTCCGTCTCTCCACCATGTCCATTCCCTCCTCCATGACTGTCAATCCTAAGAAACATCTGCAGCCTGAAG CTGGACCACAAGCCCCTCAAAGACTTGACCCCTCTACCATCAGGACTTACTCTTGCTAA
- the ppfia4 gene encoding liprin-alpha-4 isoform X5, with the protein MMCEVMPTINEGDSTSSQRGSQNGSDGESNFEQLMVNMLDERDKLLESLRETRDALVQSQTKLQEALHERDALQRQISSALPQEFTSLTKELSACREQLLEKEEEISELKAERNNTRLLLEHLECLVSRHERSLRMTVVKRQAPPPSGVSSEVEVLKALKSLFEHHKALDEKVRERLRVALERVTTLEGQLTASNQELAMVRQGRDGKTDGNKMDSTKPAWKRLPNGSIDVHDDSTRATELQELLDKANKDLSTSRERANTLNSRVAELESELAVVRKELLKSEEFSVKHQRDIREAMAQKEDMEERITTLEKRYLAAQRETTSIHDLNDKLENELATKDSLYRQSEEKVRHLQELLEVAEQRLQQTMRKAETLPEVEAELAQRVAALTKAEERHGNIEERLRQLESQLEEKNQELSRARQREKMNEEHNRRLSDTVDRLLTESNERLQLHLKERMAALEDKNALIQDLENSQKQLEEFHHTKERLIGEIEKLRSEIDHLKRRSGAFGDGTHPRSHLGSATDLRFAVVEGQGEHFATTGVIRRAQKGRLVALRDEPAKDWDRLQPSSLRSSRSHLMGSDTDLSELDDDDRDTVFSSGDMLSPSGHSDAQTLALMLQEQLDAINEEIRMIQVERESAELRADEIESRVNSGSMDGLNVTLRPRSTIPTSVTALSLASSSPPVSGRSTPKMASRSTAHELGVMTLPSDLRKHRRKVTSPVEAREDKATIKCEMSPPSSPRSLKLDQINFAQLTGSLEDGRGGNKKKGIKSSFGRLFGKKDKPQPMIKDGQMTPPVIPDFEMNIGDTMTLGKQAERDRRMKKKHELLEGARRKGLPFAQWDGPTVVSWLELWVGMPAWYVAACRANVKSGAIMSALSDTEIQREIGISNPLHRLKLRLAIQEMVSLTSPSAPLTSRTSSGNVWVTHEEMENLATSTKAENEEGSWAQTLAYGDMNHEWIGNEWLPSLGLPQYRSYFMECLVDARMLDHLTKKDLRTHLKMVDSFHRASLQYGIMCLKRLNYDRKELDRRREDCHHELKDALVWTNEHVMNWVQTIGLKEFSNNLPESGVHGALIALDETFDFSSLALILQIPMQNTQARQLLEREFNNLLALGTDRRLEESDDKSFRRSPSWRKRFRPRDGQGLGMMPGSIETLPAGFRLSTMSIPSSMTVNPKKHLQPEAGPQAPQRLDPSTIRTYSC; encoded by the exons GAGTTTACATCACTAACGAAGGAGCTAAGTGCATGCCGGGAGCAACTCttggagaaagaggaggaaatCTCTGAGCTTAAAGCAGAAAGGAACAACaccagg ctcctCCTGGAGCATTTGGAGTGCTTGGTGTCGCGTCACGAACGCTCATTAAGGATGACGGTGGTGAAAAGACAGGCTCCGCCACCCTCCGGAGTCTCCAGTGAAGTGGAAGTGCTTAAGGCTCTTAAATCTCTTTTCGAGCACCACAAAGCCCTGGATGAGAAG gtgagggagCGACTACGCGTGGCCCTGGAGAGAGTGACGACACTAGAGGGCCAACTGACAGCCAGCAATCAGGAG CTTGCCATGGTGCGCCAGGGAAGAGATGGAAAGACAGATGGGAACAAAATGGACAGCACAAAACCAGCTTGGAAG AGGCTGCCTAATGGCTCCATCGATGTCCATGATGATTCCACACGTGCTACGGAGCTTCAGGAGCTGCTAGACAAAGCTAACAAAGATCTTTCCACGAGTCGTGAGCGTGCCAACACACTGAATAGCCGCGTGGCTGAGCTTGAGAGCGAGCTCGCTGTTGTGCGCAAGGAGCTGCTGAAGAGCGAGGAGTTCAGCGTCAAACACCAGCGAGACATCCGTGAG GCGATGGCACAGAAGGAGGACATGGAGGAGCGTATCACAACGCTGGAAAAGCGCTACCTGGCTGCACAACGTGAAACAACTTCCATCCATGACCTGAATGACAAGCTAGAAAACGAGCTGGCTACCAAGGACTCGCTCTATCGACAG AGCGAGGAAAAGGTGCGCCATTTGCAGGAGCTATTGGAAGTGGCTGAACAGAGGCTACAGCAGACCATGAGGAAGGCTGAGACACTGCCAGAGGTGGAGGCTGAACTGGCTCAGAGAGTGGCTGCTTTGACAAAA GCAGAGGAACGCCATGGAAACATTGAAGAGCGTCTCCGACAATTAGAGTCACAGCTGGAGGAGAAGAACCAGGAGCTGAGTCGA GCTCGTCAAAGGGAGAAAATGAACGAGGAACACAACAGGCGTCTGTCGGATACAGTGGACCGCCTGCTCACTGAATCTAACGAACGCCTGCAGCTCCACTTAAAAGAACGGATGGCAGCCTTGGAGGATAAG aatgCACTCATTCAGGATCTGGAGAATTCACAGAAGCAGCTGGAAGAGTTCCACCACACTAAG GAAAGACTGATCGGAGAAATTGAGAAGCTTCGCTCAGAGATTGATCATCTAAAGAGAAGGAGTGGAGCTTTTGGAGATGGGACACACCCTCG GTCTCATTTGGGCAGTGCCACAGACCTTCGTTTTGCTGTGGTGGAAGGACAGGGGGAGCATTTTGCCACTACAGGAGTCATTCGACGAGCACAAAAAGGAAGATTGGTAGCACTTAGGGACGAGCCAGCAAAG GACTGGGACCGATTACAGCCTTCTAGCCTTCGAAGTAGCCGTTCACACCTGATGGGGAGCGACACAGACCTCTCCGAGTTGGATGATGATGACCGTGACACCGTCTTTAGCTCAGGGGACATGCTGTCTCCCAGTGGTCACTCGGATGCTCAGACGCTTGCCCTAATGTTGCAGGAGCAATTGGATGCCATCAACGAGGAGATCAG AATGATCCAGGTAGAGCGAGAATCAGCTGAGCTTCGGGCTGATGAGATTGAGAGCCGTGTGAACAGCGGTAGCATGGATGGACTGAATGTCACGCTGCGCCCACGGTCCACCATCCCCACCTCCGTCACTGCCCTCTCCCTTGCCAGCTCTTCACCTCCCGTCAGTGGCCGCTCAACTCCAAAGATGGCATCTCGCTCCACTGCGCATGAGCTCGGTGTCATGACCCTG CCTAGTGATTTACGAAAGCACCGCAGGAAAGTCACT TCTCCAGTGGAAGCTCGTGAGGATAAGGCCACTATAAAGTGTGAGATGTCGCCCCCTTCCTCCCCTCGCAGTCTTAAACTTGATCAAATAAACTTCGCTCAGCTGACTGGAAGCCTTGAAGATGGACGAGG cgGCAACAAAAAGAAGGGAATCAAGTCCTCCTTTGGTCGCTTGTTTGGCAAGAAGGATAAGCCCCAACCAATGATCAAAGATGGCCAAATGACCCCTCCTGTAATACCAG ATTTTGAGATGAACATTGGAGATACTATGACCCTGGGCAAGCAGGCTGAGAGAGACCGCAGGATGAAGAAGAA ACACGAGCTTTTGGAAGGTGCACGGAGAAAAGGCCTTCCGTTTGCCCAGTGGGACGGCCCAACGGTGGTCTCTTGGCTTGAG ctGTGGGTTGGCATGCCAGCGTGGTATGTAGCGGCTTGCCGTGCCAATGTGAAGAGTGGTGCCATCATGTCCGCGCTGTCCGATACAGAGATCCAGAGGGAGATCGGCATAAGCAACCCACTGCACAGGCTCAAGCTCAGGCTGGCCATCCAGGAGATGGTATCACTCACCAGTCCCTCAGCACCACTCACCTCACGCACC TCCTCCGGAAATGTCTGGGTGACTCATGAGGAGATGGAGAACCTGGCAACCTCCACCAAAGCA GAGAACGAGGAAGGGAGCTGGGCACAG ACCCTGGCATATGGAGATATGAACCACGAATGGATAGGAAATGAGTGGCTGCCTAGTTTGGGCCTCCCTCAGTATCGCAGCTACTTCATGGAGTGTCTGGTGGATGCTCGCATGCTGGACCACCTCACCAAGAAGGACTTGCGCACACACTTAAAAATGGTGGACAGCTTCCATAG AGCAAGTTTACAGTATGGCATCATGTGCCTAAAGAGGCTCAACTATGACAGGAAGGAGCTCGATCGAAGGAGAGAAGATTGTCACCATGAACTCAAAG ATGCTCTGGTGTGGACAAATGAGCACGTGATGAACTGGGTGCAGACCATTGGGCTAAAGGAGTTCAGCAATAACCTTCCGGAAAGTGGCGTACATGGTGCCCTCATTGCCTTGGATGAGACGTTCGATTTCAGCAGCCTGGCCCTCATCCTGCAAATTCCCATGCAGAACACACAG GCCAGGCAGCTTCTTGAACGAGAATTTAACAATCTTTTGGCATTGGGGACTGACAGACGTCTGGAGGAG aGCGATGATAAATCTTTTCGGAGGTCTCCATCATGGAGAAAAAGGTTCAGACCACGGGATGGCCAAGGCCTGGGCATGATGCCCGGCTCTATTGAGACATTACCTGCTGGCTTCCGTCTCTCCACCATGTCCATTCCCTCCTCCATGACTGTCAATCCTAAGAAACATCTGCAGCCTGAAG CTGGACCACAAGCCCCTCAAAGACTTGACCCCTCTACCATCAGGACTTACTCTTGCTAA